From a region of the Hymenobacter jejuensis genome:
- a CDS encoding class I SAM-dependent methyltransferase: protein MPGFPDIADFGCLERTTAIRIASRAVVDALAVPPSRNRLMPMRFRAQLFEFEDLPWFPTVIRAGMMDYLRFMISNLDIYEPVVPLLHKALQQTDQQRIIELGAGAGGGTEEVVKDLRRLPGMAKVRVTLTDLYPQPAAWQDIRHRTWGIIGYEPTPVNALAVPESLTGFRTIFSAFHHFEPAAAEAMLSDAVRKRAGFGAFEGAGKHWHEILLAWTVLPVLQLLATPFMKPFRLSRLFFTYIIPLIPLCTIWDGTVSILRMYSPEQLLALARRADPEQTFQWQTGKVRHWTGSQVTYLVGWPK from the coding sequence GTGCCTGGCTTCCCAGATATCGCTGATTTTGGGTGTCTGGAGCGCACTACGGCCATCCGAATAGCCAGCCGGGCCGTAGTAGATGCGCTCGCTGTTCCGCCCTCTCGAAATCGACTTATGCCTATGCGCTTCCGTGCCCAACTATTCGAATTCGAAGATTTGCCGTGGTTTCCAACTGTCATCCGCGCGGGCATGATGGACTACCTGCGCTTCATGATCAGTAACCTGGACATTTACGAGCCCGTTGTGCCGCTGCTGCACAAGGCCCTACAACAGACTGATCAACAACGCATTATCGAGTTAGGCGCCGGCGCGGGGGGCGGCACCGAGGAAGTGGTAAAAGACCTTCGCAGGCTGCCGGGCATGGCGAAGGTGCGCGTGACCCTAACCGACCTGTATCCGCAGCCCGCCGCCTGGCAGGACATTCGTCATCGCACTTGGGGCATCATCGGCTACGAGCCGACGCCCGTTAATGCGCTGGCGGTGCCAGAGTCGCTTACCGGCTTTCGAACCATCTTTTCGGCCTTTCACCATTTTGAGCCCGCAGCAGCCGAAGCCATGCTCTCCGATGCGGTGCGCAAACGGGCCGGTTTTGGGGCGTTTGAAGGCGCCGGCAAGCACTGGCACGAAATCCTGCTGGCCTGGACGGTGCTGCCGGTGCTGCAATTGCTGGCGACGCCATTTATGAAGCCCTTTCGGCTGAGTCGACTGTTCTTTACCTACATCATCCCGCTCATTCCGCTGTGCACGATCTGGGACGGCACCGTATCCATTCTGCGGATGTATTCGCCGGAGCAGTTACTGGCCTTGGCTCGCCGGGCCGACCCGGAGCAGACGTTTCAGTGGCAAACCGGCAAAGTGCGGCACTGGACGGGCTCGCAGGTAACTTATCTGGTGGGCTGGCCAAAATAG
- a CDS encoding DNA repair ATPase, with the protein MKRSILLSLLLMFVLTVTGYAQKSPVDETDMAVKGIPRKGQRVTIQLDSKRVDDSWLKHLNEKFGNKVKADKGVYSMDGVIIEEISKTPVRVISKVDATPTGTTVWWSLDLGNAYLSKDATPVQWKSAEGFLKDFARKLYREDLAIQVAEAEKALVSSQNNHMAVIAKSDAIKKDIEKNKAKKQEIQQQLAQNAAELLQYNNQIDMNLKEQEAARADIVNMRVALEAVKDRMNKIE; encoded by the coding sequence ATGAAACGAAGCATACTCCTCTCCCTCCTGTTGATGTTCGTGCTGACGGTGACTGGCTATGCGCAGAAGTCTCCGGTTGATGAAACGGACATGGCTGTTAAAGGCATCCCGCGCAAAGGGCAACGCGTTACCATCCAGCTGGACAGCAAGCGCGTCGACGATTCCTGGTTGAAGCACCTCAACGAAAAGTTTGGCAACAAAGTAAAGGCCGACAAAGGCGTTTACAGCATGGATGGAGTCATCATCGAAGAGATCTCCAAAACGCCGGTGCGCGTGATCAGCAAAGTGGATGCTACGCCGACCGGTACGACCGTTTGGTGGTCGCTCGACCTTGGCAACGCCTACCTGAGCAAAGACGCTACGCCCGTACAGTGGAAATCGGCCGAGGGCTTCTTGAAGGATTTTGCTCGTAAGCTCTACCGCGAAGACTTGGCCATCCAGGTAGCGGAAGCTGAAAAAGCGCTGGTTTCTTCGCAAAACAACCACATGGCCGTAATTGCCAAGTCGGATGCCATCAAGAAGGACATCGAGAAAAACAAAGCAAAGAAGCAGGAGATCCAGCAGCAATTGGCTCAGAACGCAGCCGAATTGCTTCAGTATAACAACCAGATCGACATGAATCTGAAAGAGCAGGAAGCTGCCCGCGCCGACATTGTGAACATGCGCGTGGCTCTGGAAGCTGTGAAAGATCGCATGAACAAGATCGAGTAG
- a CDS encoding TIGR01777 family oxidoreductase codes for MSRKVLITGGTGLIGSRLADMLIDAGYEVALLSRQPNTGRYRSFRWDLNKGTIDEAAVRYADCIINLAGSSVSEGKWTDERKRDIMASRLGGTNLLAQELAKADHHVTAFISASAIGIYGDMDDRLVNEETAPAPADDFLADVAHQWELAAQQIEQLGIRTVIARIGIVLSTEGGALPQIARPTKLGAGAPLGSGKQYMSWIHRDDLCRLLIQMLEEPQWHGVYNAVAPNPITNKEFTETLAEVLHRPLVLPKVPAFGLKLMMGEMSEIVLASQRVSAEKVLRQGFTFEYPHLKPALEALYKEEPE; via the coding sequence ATGTCTCGAAAAGTTCTCATCACCGGCGGCACGGGCCTGATTGGCTCCCGCCTTGCCGACATGCTCATCGATGCGGGCTACGAAGTGGCCTTGCTCAGCCGCCAGCCTAACACCGGCCGCTACCGCAGCTTTCGTTGGGATCTTAACAAAGGCACGATCGATGAAGCCGCGGTGCGCTACGCTGATTGCATCATCAACCTAGCCGGGTCCAGCGTGTCGGAAGGCAAATGGACCGACGAGCGCAAGCGCGATATCATGGCCAGCCGCTTGGGCGGCACAAACTTACTGGCCCAGGAGCTAGCCAAAGCCGATCACCACGTAACTGCTTTCATTTCTGCCTCAGCCATAGGCATTTACGGAGACATGGATGACAGGCTGGTAAATGAAGAAACGGCACCAGCGCCCGCCGACGACTTCTTGGCCGACGTGGCGCACCAATGGGAGTTGGCAGCGCAACAAATTGAGCAGTTGGGTATCCGCACCGTCATTGCCCGCATTGGCATTGTGCTCAGCACCGAGGGCGGCGCCCTCCCCCAAATTGCCCGTCCTACCAAACTAGGTGCCGGCGCGCCCCTGGGATCGGGTAAGCAATATATGTCGTGGATTCACCGCGACGACCTCTGCCGTTTGCTGATCCAGATGCTGGAAGAACCTCAGTGGCACGGCGTTTACAACGCCGTCGCGCCTAACCCCATCACTAATAAGGAGTTCACTGAAACATTAGCCGAAGTGCTACACCGGCCATTGGTTTTGCCAAAAGTGCCGGCGTTTGGCCTCAAGCTGATGATGGGCGAAATGAGTGAGATTGTGCTGGCTTCGCAGCGGGTAAGCGCCGAAAAGGTGCTTCGCCAAGGCTTCACATTCGAATACCCGCACTTGAAGCCGGCCCTTGAGGCGCTGTATAAAGAGGAACCCGAATAG
- a CDS encoding 6-pyruvoyl trahydropterin synthase family protein — protein sequence MLITVCRKEHFNAAHRLHNPAWSEERNQQVFGKCNNPHYHGHNYELTVRLRGPIDPETGYVYDLKRLSNLIKREILDTFDHRNLNLDTEEFRHLNPTAENIAVVIWNRLRAHVEPHLELSVTLHETDRNFVEYHG from the coding sequence ATGCTAATCACCGTTTGCCGCAAAGAACACTTCAACGCCGCCCACCGTCTGCACAACCCCGCTTGGAGTGAGGAACGAAACCAACAGGTTTTTGGCAAGTGCAATAATCCTCATTACCACGGACATAACTACGAGTTGACGGTCCGGCTACGCGGCCCCATCGACCCGGAGACAGGCTACGTGTACGACCTCAAACGCCTGAGTAACCTCATCAAACGCGAGATTCTGGATACCTTTGATCATCGGAACCTTAACCTGGATACCGAAGAATTTCGCCACCTCAACCCCACGGCCGAAAACATTGCCGTCGTGATCTGGAACCGGCTACGGGCTCATGTAGAGCCTCACCTGGAGCTGTCGGTCACGCTGCACGAGACCGACCGCAATTTTGTAGAATACCATGGATAA
- a CDS encoding UbiA family prenyltransferase: protein MILSGYRRALPLLRIPFSVYLMPIFWFGLSAVREPLHVGRVVGVFVVLHLLAYPASNGYNSYYDRDEGSIGGLRRPPKVSQELLHLVWVFDALAIVGAWWLSPLFAAMVAVYLLVSKAYSYEGIRLKKYPLLSTVVVVIFQGAFTFVMTQIGAGVRLTEVLSTDNLLLALVSTLFLCGSYPLTQVYQHQEDRKRGDRTLSLVLGIRGTFVFAAVGLLFGAALLAIVYTFRDELRNLLIFLVATGPITLLFGRWAMQAWHDPAAADFDHTMRMNQVSSLCLSAAFIAMLVWQHGYL, encoded by the coding sequence ATGATCCTTTCCGGCTATCGTCGCGCGCTGCCCCTGTTGCGCATTCCTTTTTCGGTGTACCTGATGCCGATCTTCTGGTTTGGCCTGAGTGCTGTGCGCGAGCCGCTGCATGTGGGCCGGGTGGTGGGCGTATTTGTGGTGTTGCACCTGCTGGCGTACCCCGCTTCCAACGGTTATAACTCCTATTACGACCGCGATGAAGGCAGCATTGGCGGCCTGCGCCGACCGCCCAAGGTATCGCAAGAATTGCTACACTTGGTGTGGGTGTTCGATGCGCTGGCAATTGTGGGGGCGTGGTGGCTTTCGCCGCTTTTCGCGGCGATGGTGGCGGTGTATTTGCTGGTTTCGAAAGCCTACAGCTACGAAGGCATCCGGTTGAAGAAATACCCGCTCCTGAGCACCGTGGTTGTGGTGATATTTCAGGGCGCTTTCACATTTGTCATGACGCAGATTGGGGCCGGCGTGCGGCTTACCGAAGTGCTGTCCACCGATAATCTGCTCTTGGCTTTGGTGAGCACGCTGTTTCTGTGCGGCTCCTACCCTCTTACGCAAGTATATCAGCATCAAGAAGATAGAAAACGCGGCGATCGTACTCTGAGCTTGGTATTGGGCATTCGTGGCACGTTTGTATTTGCGGCCGTAGGACTATTGTTTGGGGCTGCGTTGCTGGCAATAGTGTACACTTTCCGAGACGAGCTGCGCAACCTGCTGATCTTTCTGGTCGCTACCGGGCCGATCACGCTGCTGTTTGGGCGGTGGGCCATGCAGGCGTGGCACGACCCGGCCGCCGCTGATTTTGACCATACCATGCGCATGAATCAAGTATCGTCGCTGTGCCTAAGCGCCGCTTTTATTGCCATGCTGGTGTGGCAGCACGGATATTTGTAA
- the folE gene encoding GTP cyclohydrolase I FolE, producing MDNPVPAASAADGLVADAHLSADLRTPLRSDAFHMPDEAKIDAIAGHFRQIMDLLGLDLNDDSLNGTPRRVAKMYVQEWFRGLNPEHRPDVKLFDNRYSYQQMLVERDITLFSCCEHHFVPIIGKAHVAYLPGEHVVGLSKLNRVVQYYARRPQVQERLTRQIAEELKNALRTEDVAVLIEADHLCVMSRGVNDTSSGTLTAEYGGAFASDQTLRSEFLRLIGK from the coding sequence ATGGATAACCCCGTACCAGCAGCCTCTGCTGCGGACGGCCTCGTCGCCGATGCCCACCTGTCGGCCGACTTGCGCACCCCGCTTCGCTCCGATGCTTTTCATATGCCCGATGAGGCCAAGATCGACGCCATTGCGGGTCACTTCCGGCAGATCATGGACTTGCTCGGCCTTGACCTCAACGACGACAGCCTAAACGGTACGCCCCGGCGCGTGGCCAAAATGTACGTGCAGGAGTGGTTTCGCGGGCTCAATCCCGAGCACCGGCCCGATGTAAAACTGTTCGACAACCGGTATTCTTACCAACAAATGCTCGTGGAGCGCGACATCACGCTGTTTTCGTGCTGCGAACACCACTTTGTGCCGATCATTGGTAAGGCGCACGTTGCGTATCTGCCGGGAGAACACGTAGTTGGTCTTTCCAAACTAAACCGGGTAGTGCAATATTATGCCCGGCGTCCACAGGTGCAAGAACGGCTTACGCGCCAGATTGCCGAGGAACTGAAGAATGCATTGCGCACCGAAGACGTAGCCGTGCTGATCGAAGCCGACCACCTATGCGTGATGAGCCGCGGCGTGAATGACACCAGCAGCGGTACGCTCACCGCCGAATACGGGGGCGCTTTCGCCTCCGACCAAACGCTGCGCAGCGAGTTTCTGCGATTAATTGGGAAGTAA
- a CDS encoding inorganic diphosphatase has translation MHFRGFVFVVLSSLGVIGCRTDYAELPTFSPEKKLLQAVIEVPAGTNKEQAYDPKTKEFKPVQRAGTDRMVEFLPFPGNYGFIPGTRLEPAPGVAARPLPILVLAESQPSGTVMDVQPVGLVLLDNVGVMEQIVLAVPARPSQRILPDITTWADLTRRYPAAKEVLRLWFQHRGRSGEVHIMGWKDEKEAERRIKAAMQ, from the coding sequence ATGCACTTTCGTGGATTCGTGTTTGTCGTGCTCAGTAGCCTCGGCGTAATCGGTTGCCGGACCGATTACGCCGAGCTACCCACGTTCTCGCCGGAGAAGAAGCTGTTGCAGGCCGTAATCGAAGTGCCGGCCGGCACCAACAAGGAGCAGGCTTACGACCCCAAAACCAAAGAGTTTAAGCCCGTACAGCGCGCTGGCACCGATCGAATGGTGGAATTCCTCCCCTTCCCCGGCAATTATGGCTTTATTCCGGGAACACGCCTCGAACCTGCTCCGGGAGTTGCAGCCAGGCCGCTTCCTATTTTGGTACTGGCCGAAAGCCAACCCAGCGGTACGGTCATGGATGTACAGCCAGTGGGTCTAGTGCTGCTCGACAACGTAGGCGTGATGGAACAAATCGTATTGGCCGTGCCCGCCCGACCCAGCCAGCGCATTCTGCCTGATATCACTACGTGGGCCGATCTTACGCGCCGTTACCCGGCCGCCAAAGAAGTACTGCGGTTGTGGTTTCAGCACCGCGGCCGCTCCGGCGAGGTGCATATCATGGGCTGGAAAGACGAGAAAGAAGCCGAACGGCGCATCAAAGCCGCTATGCAGTAA
- a CDS encoding DsbA family protein, which translates to MQLASSDRPEILYIYDPLCGWCYGMMPVIQRIRDEYHDRLDVSVLNGGMVVGEQVGPLREMWDYIGGALRNVEAVTGATFGDPYRALGEEGSYVQNSEPPCRALTVFRQLDTEGRTVDFAHAIQQALFRDGKDLNLRATYETLLKPYGLDVAEFGRRFEAPEAAAATRQEFAAVARIGVQGFPTAVLRVGEQGYVLARGFQPYDTFASGLRAALRQSYSENGF; encoded by the coding sequence ATGCAACTTGCCTCTTCCGATCGCCCCGAAATCCTTTACATCTACGATCCGCTCTGCGGCTGGTGCTACGGCATGATGCCCGTAATCCAACGCATTCGCGACGAATACCACGATCGGCTCGACGTGTCGGTGCTGAATGGCGGTATGGTCGTGGGGGAGCAGGTAGGGCCTCTTCGGGAAATGTGGGACTACATTGGCGGTGCTCTGCGAAACGTGGAAGCGGTTACCGGCGCCACGTTTGGCGACCCGTATCGTGCGCTGGGAGAGGAGGGAAGCTACGTGCAGAACTCGGAGCCCCCTTGCCGCGCGCTTACCGTTTTTCGCCAGCTCGACACCGAGGGCCGCACCGTTGATTTTGCGCACGCTATTCAACAGGCGCTGTTTCGGGATGGGAAAGACCTTAACCTGCGTGCTACGTACGAAACGCTATTGAAACCGTATGGCTTAGACGTAGCCGAGTTTGGCCGTCGCTTTGAGGCCCCCGAAGCGGCCGCAGCCACCCGCCAGGAATTTGCTGCCGTCGCCCGGATTGGCGTGCAGGGCTTCCCGACTGCCGTTTTGCGTGTGGGCGAACAAGGCTATGTGCTGGCGCGCGGCTTTCAGCCCTACGATACTTTTGCCAGCGGTTTGCGAGCCGCATTACGCCAATCTTACTCGGAAAATGGGTTTTAG
- a CDS encoding DUF4153 domain-containing protein, whose translation MNTDIQLPITIERTAQRAVAPRISLTTLQKLLLPIGAIAFDVLFWEHAAGLNLALYTLFVVGGVLAGQPLHAAVWRSGYFWFALSGTVLSAVMVVVYASGAAQLACVASLVILLGYVNQPHLKLVVYALLTAIANLGHAVPGVLSYLRPPQNVGSKAARTWFYGRLLVLPVLVLGLFHVLFSLANPKYNALSARALQMLSDWLSEIFVHISVPELLFCLLGLVLTAGALVVVPVHLFADHESRFGEFVRRQRNRVASFAVRQPDFRTRSFRPLDLRKEYLMALAVLALVNGLLLMVNAIDINWIWFGFQPAPSFDLTQFVHEGTYVLILSILVAMAIVLWFFRRNLNFYHPGLRTLRIGATVWVVQNAVLAISVGLRNYYYILHTGLAYKRIGVYGFLLLTLFGLATILFKIWQQRSAYALVRLNALAAYAVLLLLGSGNWEIWIARYNLQNRFACVDIGFLLDMPGRVLPEVVERRAVLNKVPKLTFEDGYNGFIPLEPEQAQTRLDATVAEWVRHYEAHRLYDWQSWNYADYQAYQQLKRR comes from the coding sequence ATGAACACTGATATTCAGCTGCCCATCACAATTGAAAGAACTGCACAGCGCGCCGTGGCTCCGCGCATTTCGCTCACAACGCTGCAAAAACTCCTGCTCCCAATCGGGGCGATAGCGTTTGACGTGTTGTTCTGGGAACATGCGGCGGGCCTCAATTTGGCGTTGTACACGTTGTTTGTGGTAGGGGGCGTGCTAGCGGGGCAGCCGCTGCACGCCGCGGTGTGGCGTTCTGGCTACTTCTGGTTTGCGCTGAGCGGCACGGTACTGAGCGCCGTGATGGTGGTAGTGTATGCCTCCGGCGCGGCCCAACTAGCGTGCGTAGCTTCGCTAGTTATTCTGTTGGGCTACGTCAACCAGCCGCACTTGAAGCTGGTCGTGTATGCGCTGCTCACGGCCATTGCCAATCTGGGGCATGCGGTGCCGGGGGTGCTGTCGTACCTGCGTCCGCCGCAGAATGTAGGCTCCAAGGCAGCGCGGACGTGGTTTTATGGGCGGCTATTGGTGCTGCCGGTGTTGGTGTTGGGGCTGTTCCATGTGTTGTTCTCGCTAGCCAATCCCAAATACAATGCCTTGTCAGCGAGGGCGTTGCAAATGCTCTCGGATTGGCTAAGCGAGATTTTTGTGCACATCTCGGTGCCGGAGCTGCTGTTCTGCCTACTGGGCTTGGTGCTTACGGCGGGGGCGCTGGTCGTAGTGCCCGTTCACCTCTTCGCCGACCACGAATCGCGCTTCGGAGAGTTTGTGCGGCGGCAGCGCAACCGGGTGGCTTCCTTCGCCGTGCGCCAGCCCGATTTTCGCACTCGTTCGTTTCGCCCCCTCGACCTGCGCAAAGAATACCTGATGGCGCTGGCCGTGCTGGCTTTGGTCAATGGGTTGCTGCTCATGGTCAACGCCATCGACATCAACTGGATCTGGTTTGGCTTTCAACCCGCCCCCAGCTTCGACCTGACGCAGTTTGTGCACGAAGGCACGTACGTGCTCATTCTGAGCATCTTGGTAGCCATGGCCATTGTGCTGTGGTTTTTCCGCCGCAACCTCAATTTCTACCATCCGGGCTTGCGTACGTTGCGCATCGGGGCCACTGTTTGGGTGGTGCAGAATGCGGTGCTGGCCATTTCGGTGGGGCTGCGAAACTACTATTACATTCTCCATACGGGGCTGGCTTACAAGCGCATCGGCGTGTACGGCTTCCTGCTACTAACTCTTTTCGGGCTCGCGACCATCTTGTTCAAGATCTGGCAACAACGGTCGGCGTACGCGCTGGTGCGCCTGAATGCGCTAGCCGCTTACGCGGTGTTGCTTCTGCTGGGCAGCGGCAACTGGGAAATCTGGATTGCGCGCTACAACCTGCAAAACCGCTTTGCCTGCGTCGATATTGGCTTCCTTCTCGACATGCCCGGCCGCGTGTTGCCCGAAGTGGTGGAGCGCCGCGCTGTGCTCAACAAAGTGCCCAAACTCACCTTCGAAGACGGCTACAATGGCTTTATCCCCTTAGAGCCTGAGCAGGCCCAGACCCGGCTCGACGCCACCGTTGCCGAATGGGTTCGCCATTACGAAGCCCACCGTCTGTACGATTGGCAAAGCTGGAATTACGCTGATTATCAGGCTTATCAACAACTCAAACGTCGCTAA
- a CDS encoding transglycosylase domain-containing protein, translated as MSAPKTPQPNDAPRPRRRWPNILTRAMWGVFAIGVGIFLLYPILVSTNFLFLFGKSPGLDELENPKVEQASEVYTSDGVLIGKYFRENRSPVALSKMSPLLIKALIATEDVRYYKHAGIDPTALLATFYYTARGEKRGGSTITQQLAKNLYKTRRGDRGVLGHIPLVNVIVSKTKEWLTAVELERRYTKEEILRMYLNTVEYGSNAFGIKVAAKTFFSTSPDSLKPEEAAMLIGVLNNPTAFNPRFHPEAALKRRNVVLERMGQANVLKAKAVDSLQKMPIALRYQVEKHVDGPDTYFRGAISSFVNDWCERNGYDMYRDGLKIYTSIDSRMQQYAEESVQQRMKRLQQEFDASVRNRGTKPWIDEDGKEIPDFIETQIKRTEQYKELAERYKGQPARLDSALHAKHPMKVFTWKGDGDTTLVLSPLDSLAYYKRFLHAGMMTMDPYTGYIKAWVGGLNHRFFQYDHVRQGKRQAGSTFKPFVYLTALDNGYSPCDRIRDERVTIKYVENGQPMEWKPDNVTREYTGINMTLRHAMARSVNSVTAQLTELVGWDKVADYAHKVGIRSKLLPVPSIGLGSAGDVSVYEMVDAYSTFANNGFRTEPLLVTRIEDRNGNVIKQFDPKQKRVISPETAWLMTYMLRGGMEEPGGTSQALWDYKLWKNNNQIGGKTGTTSNYSDGWYMGVTKDLVTGVWVGGEDRSIHFFRSQQGEGGRMALPVFGLYMEKLYADETLGITMGPFPKSPVKITKKYVCYTEVPRPRRAEVVDSIVTDNLLERINSGAVAVPDSL; from the coding sequence ATGTCCGCTCCCAAAACGCCTCAACCAAACGACGCGCCCCGTCCACGGCGCCGCTGGCCCAACATTCTGACGCGTGCCATGTGGGGCGTCTTTGCCATTGGTGTGGGAATATTTTTGCTGTACCCCATTTTGGTAAGCACCAACTTTTTGTTCCTGTTCGGCAAGTCGCCGGGCCTCGACGAGCTGGAAAATCCCAAAGTGGAGCAGGCTTCCGAAGTATACACTTCCGACGGCGTCCTGATTGGCAAGTATTTCCGCGAAAACCGCTCGCCGGTGGCGCTCAGCAAAATGTCGCCGCTGCTAATCAAAGCGCTCATCGCTACCGAGGACGTGCGCTATTATAAGCATGCTGGCATCGACCCAACTGCCTTATTAGCAACATTTTACTACACGGCTCGCGGTGAAAAGCGCGGGGGCAGCACCATCACGCAGCAGCTGGCCAAAAACCTCTACAAAACCCGCCGCGGCGACCGCGGCGTACTGGGCCACATTCCGCTGGTAAATGTGATCGTGAGCAAAACCAAAGAGTGGCTCACGGCCGTGGAACTAGAGCGTCGCTACACCAAGGAGGAAATTCTGCGGATGTATCTCAACACCGTCGAGTACGGCTCCAACGCATTCGGCATTAAGGTAGCGGCCAAGACGTTTTTCAGCACCTCGCCCGATAGCCTCAAGCCCGAAGAAGCTGCCATGCTCATTGGCGTGCTTAACAATCCTACGGCTTTCAATCCGCGCTTTCATCCGGAAGCGGCCCTGAAACGCCGGAATGTGGTACTCGAACGGATGGGGCAAGCTAACGTTCTGAAAGCGAAGGCAGTAGATTCTTTGCAGAAAATGCCCATCGCGCTTCGTTACCAAGTCGAGAAGCACGTCGATGGACCGGATACGTATTTCCGCGGGGCCATTAGCTCTTTCGTAAACGACTGGTGTGAGCGCAACGGCTATGACATGTACCGCGACGGCCTGAAAATCTATACCAGCATCGACTCGCGGATGCAGCAGTACGCCGAAGAATCGGTGCAGCAGCGTATGAAACGGCTACAGCAAGAGTTTGACGCGTCGGTGCGTAACCGCGGCACCAAGCCTTGGATTGATGAAGACGGCAAGGAAATCCCCGACTTTATCGAAACCCAGATCAAGCGTACCGAGCAGTATAAAGAACTGGCGGAGCGCTACAAGGGCCAGCCAGCCCGCCTCGATTCGGCCCTGCACGCCAAGCACCCCATGAAGGTGTTTACGTGGAAGGGCGACGGCGATACAACTTTGGTTCTGTCGCCCCTCGATTCGCTGGCGTACTACAAGCGCTTCCTGCACGCGGGCATGATGACCATGGACCCGTACACGGGCTACATAAAAGCTTGGGTAGGAGGGCTTAACCACCGCTTCTTCCAGTACGACCATGTGCGGCAGGGCAAACGCCAGGCGGGCTCCACCTTCAAGCCCTTCGTGTACCTGACGGCTCTCGACAACGGCTATTCGCCCTGCGATCGCATCCGCGACGAGCGCGTGACCATTAAATACGTCGAAAATGGCCAGCCCATGGAGTGGAAGCCCGACAACGTAACGCGCGAATACACCGGCATCAACATGACGTTGCGCCACGCCATGGCCCGCTCCGTCAACTCCGTGACGGCGCAGCTTACCGAGCTCGTGGGCTGGGACAAAGTGGCCGATTACGCGCACAAAGTTGGCATCCGCAGCAAGCTTTTGCCCGTGCCCAGCATCGGCTTGGGCTCGGCCGGCGACGTGAGCGTATATGAAATGGTTGATGCCTACAGCACGTTTGCCAACAATGGTTTCCGGACGGAGCCGTTACTCGTAACGCGCATTGAAGATCGTAACGGTAACGTAATCAAGCAGTTCGATCCAAAGCAAAAGCGCGTCATCTCACCCGAAACGGCTTGGCTAATGACCTACATGCTGCGCGGCGGTATGGAAGAACCCGGCGGTACATCGCAGGCGCTTTGGGACTACAAACTCTGGAAGAATAACAACCAGATTGGTGGCAAAACGGGTACCACTTCCAACTACTCCGATGGTTGGTACATGGGCGTCACCAAGGACCTTGTAACCGGGGTGTGGGTAGGAGGGGAGGACCGCTCGATTCACTTTTTCCGTTCGCAGCAAGGCGAAGGCGGGCGCATGGCGCTGCCGGTGTTTGGGCTCTACATGGAAAAGCTGTACGCCGACGAAACGCTCGGCATTACAATGGGACCGTTTCCCAAATCGCCCGTCAAAATCACCAAAAAGTACGTTTGCTACACCGAAGTACCCCGTCCGCGTCGCGCCGAAGTCGTCGATTCAATCGTGACGGATAACCTGCTGGAGCGGATAAACAGCGGCGCTGTAGCAGTCCCGGATAGCTTGTGA
- a CDS encoding winged helix-turn-helix domain-containing protein: MKHVIHTLNKAFDNRVRLGVMAVLMANDAVSFNELKEALDLTDGNLASHVSALEKVGYVDVSKQFVGKKPNTTYTASKEGKQAFQEHLNALEKLLKGNN, translated from the coding sequence GTGAAGCACGTAATTCATACCCTCAACAAAGCTTTTGACAACCGCGTCCGACTCGGCGTGATGGCGGTGCTTATGGCCAACGATGCGGTAAGCTTCAACGAGCTCAAAGAAGCCCTCGACCTCACCGACGGCAACTTGGCCAGCCACGTTTCGGCCCTCGAAAAAGTTGGTTATGTGGACGTTAGCAAGCAGTTTGTTGGCAAGAAACCGAACACAACTTATACCGCCTCCAAAGAAGGCAAACAGGCTTTTCAGGAGCATCTAAACGCGCTCGAAAAATTGCTGAAAGGGAATAACTAA